One region of Acanthopagrus latus isolate v.2019 chromosome 24, fAcaLat1.1, whole genome shotgun sequence genomic DNA includes:
- the f2 gene encoding prothrombin: MWRTHIKHVRLIRPTHTLTLWSIIPCTDKVRQTEADWREALLDLVLRICSEVWIMVEPLFKPAFVLLLFLLHGCLAQHVFLNSHVASQVLVRSRRANQLFEEVKPGNLERECVEEICDHEEAREVFEQTDKTESFWSKYLDCKGTKLTRTQDNINIVRQCIEGQCISGTGVSYAGNVNITESGIQCQHWSSSFPHPIIREFNASEPGSILQENFCRNPDNQADGPWCYTKNPVIVKQKCKVPKCGEPFVPTTVAPEPVRTGECLPNYGVDYVGDLAVTVGGHTCLLWSSPEATALSQDKEFIPEVGLPANKCRNPDNDPEGPWCYVKVNGNVTVDYCDLYLCEESLVDDLLTTETEGRERSVLGPAKKLLFNPRSFGQGEADCGKRPLFEQKAIKDRKEDELLASYRESRIVGGDDAEVASAPWQVMLYKRSPQELLCGASLISDQWILTAAHCILYPPWNKNFSTDDILVRLGKHNRAKFEHETEKIVAIDEIIVHPKYNWKENLNRDIALLHMRRPVIFSNEIFPVCLPSKKVARTMLTEGFKGRVTGWGNLKETWNPAARNLPKVLQQIHLPIVDEQICRSSTSVRITDNMFCAGYKPEDAQRGDACEGDSGGPFVMKYPAEDRWYQMGIVSWGEGCDRDGKYGFYTHVFRMARWMRKVITRSGRDDGDD, encoded by the exons ATGTGGAGGACTCACATTAAACATGTCCGACTCATCAGGCCGACTCATACTTTGACCCTTTGGTCAATAATCCCCTGCACAGACAAAGTGAGGCAGACTGAGGCAGACTGGAGAGAGGCTCTGCTGGATCTGGTTCTGAGGATCTGCTCGGAGGTCTGGATCATGGTGGAACCATTATTTAAACCGGCTTTtgttcttctgctgtttctgctgcacgGCTGCCTGGCACAACATG ttttCCTCAACAGCCACGTGGCCTCGCAGGTGCTGGTCAGGAGCCGTCGAGCCAATCAGCTGTTTGAGGAGGTGAAACCAG GGAACTTGGAGCGAGAGTGTGTGGAGGAAATCTGTGACCATGAAGAAGCCAGAGAGGTGTTTGAACAGACGGACAAAACA GAATCCTTCTGGAGCAAATACCTGG actgtAAAGGAACTAAGCTGACAAGAACTCAAGATAACATCAACATTGTCAGACAGTGTATAGAAG gtcagTGTATTTCTGGTACAGGAGTCAGCTATGCAGGAAACGTCAACATCACAGAATCAGGCATCCAGTGTCAACACTGGAGCAGCAGCTTCCCACATCCCATAATAAG ggagTTTAACGCGTCAGAACCAGGGAGCATCCTACAGGAGAACTTCTGTCGTAACCCTGACAACCAGGCAGACGGACCCTGGTGTTACACCAAAAACCCAGTGATAGTGAAGCAGAAGTGCAAGGTCCCCAAATGTG GCGAGCCTTTCGTCCCGACCACCGTGGCCCCGGAACCAGTCAGAACTGGCGAGTGTCTACCAAACTATGGTGTAGACTACGTTGGCGACCTGGCGGTGACCGTGGGAGGTCACACCTGTCTGCTGTGGTCATCACCTGAAGCAACGGCCCTCAGTCAAGACAAAGAGTTCATCCCCGAGGTCGGCCTGCCCGCCAACAAGTGCCGTAACCCTGACAACGACCCCGAAGGGCCCTGGTGCTACGTGAAGGTTAACGGAAACGTGACCGTCGACTACTGTGACCTCTATCTGTGTG aggAGTCCTTGGTTGATGATTTGTTGACCACAGAGACTGAAGGCAGGGAGCGCTCCGTCCTGGGGCCGGCCAAGAAACTGCTTTTCAATCCTCGCTCATTTGGACAAGGAGAGGCTG ATTGTGGGAAACGGCCCTTGTTTGAACAGAAAGCCATAAAGGACAGGAAGGAGGATGAACTGCTGGCGTCATATAGAGAAAGTCGCATCGTTGGAGGCGATGACGCTGAGGTGGCCTCTGCTCCatg GCAGGTGATGCTCTACAAGCGCAGCCCTcaggagctgctgtgtggagcCAGTCTGATCAGTGATCAATGGatcctcactgcagctcactgCATCCTCTACCCGCCCTGGAACAAGAACTTCAGCACCGACGACATCCTGGTCCGCCTGGGAAAACACAATAGGGCCAA GTTTGAGCATGAAACCGAGAAGATCGTCGCAATTGATGAAATCATCGTCCACCCAAAGTACAACTGGAAGGAAAATCTGAACCGCGACATCGCTCTGCTGCACATGAGACGGCCGGTCATATTCTCAAATGAGATCTTTCCCGTCTGCCTGCCCAGCAAGAAGGTCGCCAGAAC CATGCTGACAGAAGGCTTTAAGGGTCGAGTGACCGGCTGGGGGAACCTGAAGGAAACCTGGAACCCAGCAGCAAGAAATTTACCCAAAGTCCTCCAGCAAATCCATCTACCGATCGTGGATGAGCAAATCTGCCGCAGTTCCACATCAGTCAGGATCACAGACAACATGTTCTGTGCTG GTTATAAACCAGAAGATGCCCAACGTGGAGACGCCTGCGAGGGAGACAGCGGTGGACCGTTTGTCATGAAG TACCCAGCAGAGGATCGCTGGTATCAGATGGGCATCGTGTCGTGGGGTGAAGGCTGCGACCGGGACGGAAAGTACGGCTTCTACACCCACGTGTTCCGGATGGCGAGGTGGATGAGGAAAGTTATCACGAGGTCAGGAAGAGACGATGGCGACGACTAg
- the LOC119015119 gene encoding zinc finger protein 436-like isoform X2 has product MWQVAHQQSVKHYGMLEDFVSLVTEAVPQLLTDRQRSLLLLALRAKVTLCDPEAVHTRLDKIHSISEATADDELDDCCSALLTLTDTESPADRQRLLQEVFNQSFDSALQSLVSDFLSRIEQLFPVPDFKQVSSWLDAAPGAVEDCLQEADRDDLRELLTNHSCLLGRAATIVGPNTEKILLSAWSHPLLTKPTNPDPPPVDTEVQSDPLSAVGDAIQLDVELVKVEVVVMAEDEQEEVEETVIGETMLPEEQEASNQSSEEGGDQCDTPPVNLEVDRLKDSPGNFVDQSEDTVDQSEQSCSEVTANALYSISHNSQRVAHKCPQCGKCFIYRSQVIRHLRTNKSCGSALTATRAMNLQILPGDPEEEPRPPEPPVPGPRPYKTHTCFQCNATFRTKAELLSHQRSHRARPVYQCSQCDKEFRHLSSLSNHKQTHMDKGGFICSRCDKVFESAKERDAHRLQHRLPDLTCTVCDQAFSSQTQLLRHLQSHSVEGAEPCYNCRFCDQTFSGVTQLRIHQRTHTFRSYQCDQCNKTYGSLTGLHSHQASHSSESRFLCPQCGKRFKTRDGLEGHLRTHTGERPYRCPYCPKDFTALAGLNVHVRRHTGERPYVCTVCGKGWPSGGDLQKHMRTHTGERPYVCQDCGKAFSISCHLTEHRRIHTGEKPFSCPECGKCLRRKFDLKKHMLSHSSVRPYACVYCPKSYTRKTHLNRHLLTHRTADSEAVVAESATDATD; this is encoded by the exons GCTGATGACGAGCTGGATGActgttgttctgctctgttgACTCTGACTGATACGGAGAGTCCAGCTGACAGACAGCGCCTCCTGCAG GAGGTTTTCAACCAGAGTTTCGACTCCGCCCTCCAGTCTCTCgtatctgacttcctgtccagGATCGAGCAGCTGTTCCCCGTGCCCGACTTCAAACAG GTGTCTTCTTGGCTCGATGCTGCCCCTGGAGCTGTGGAGGACTGTCTGCAGGAGGCGGACAGGGACGATCTGAGGGAGctgctgaccaatcacagctgtcTGCTGGGACGAGCGGCCACCATCG TGGGTCCTAACACAGAGAAGATCCTCCTCTCAGCCTGGTCCCACCCCCTCCTCACCAAACCGACCAATCCTGACCCTCCTCCCGTCGACACAGAGGTCCAGTCAGACCCGCTCTCTGCCGTGGGTGATGCCATCCAGCTGGACGTGGAGCTGGTcaaggtggaggtggtggtgatggcggaggacgagcaggaggaggtggaggagactgTGATTGGTGAGACCATGTTgccagaggagcaggaggcgtCCAATCAGAGCTCAGAGGAGGGTGGAGATCAATGTGACACACCACCTGTGAATCTGGAGGTGGACAG GCTGAAGGACTCGCCTGGAAACTTTGTAGACCAATCAGAAGACAcag tcgaccaatcagaacagtCCTGCTCTGAGGTCACGGCCAACGCTCTGTACAGCATTTCCCATAATTCTCAGCGGGTGGCTCACAAGTGTCCTCAGTGTGGCAAATGTTTCATCTACCGCTCTCAG GTGATCCGTCACCTGCGTACCAACAAGTCCTGTGGCTCCGCTTTAACGGCGACCCGAGCTATGAATCTGCAGATCCTGCCAGGTGACCCTGAGGAAGAGCCCCGTCCCCCAGAGCCACCCGTCCCAGGGCCCCGACCCTACAAGACCCACACCTGTTTCCAGTGCAACGCCACCTTCAGAACCAAAGCCGAGCTGCTGTCACACCAGCGCAGCCACCGTGCCCGCCCCGTCTACCAGTGCAGCCAGTGCGACAAAGAGTTCCGCCACCTGTCCAGCCTGTCCAATCACAAGCAGACCCACATGGACAAAGGAGGCTTCATCTGCAGCAGGTGTGATAAGGTGTTCGAGTCAGCCAAGGAGAGAGACGCCCACCGGCTGCAGCACCGGCTGCCGGACCTCACGTGCACGGTGTGCGATCAGGCGTTCAGTTCTCAGACGCAGCTGCTGCGACACCTGCAGTCGCACTCTGTGGAGGGGGCGGAGCCATGCTACAACTGCCGCTTCTGTGACCAGACCTTCTCAG GAGTGACCCAGCTTCGTATCCAccagcgcacacacaccttccGCTCGTACCAGTGTGACCAGTGCAACAAGACGTACGGCTCTCTGACCGGCCTCCACTCACACCAGGCGAGCCACAGCAGCGAGAGCCGCTTCCTGTGTCCGCAGTGCGGCAAACGCTTCAAGACACGCGACGGCCTGGAAGGCCACCTGAGGACGCACACCGGCGAGCGGCCCTACCGCTGCCCCTACTGCCCCAAAGACTTCACTGCGCTCGCCGGCCTCAACGTGCACGTGCGGCGGCACACCGGGGAGCGCCCGTACGTGTGCACGGTTTGCGGTAAGGGCTGGCCGTCTGGAGGAGACCTGCAGAAACACATGAGGACTCACACAGGTGAACGTCCGTACGTCTGTCAGGACTGTGGGAAGGCCTTCTCCATCTCCTGTCACCTGACCGAACACCGGAGGATACACACAG gggAGAAGCCCTTCTCGTGTCcagaatgtggaaaatgtttgaGGAGGAAGTTCGATCTGAAGAAACACATGTTGTCTCACAGCAGCGTTCGTCCGTACGCCTGCGTTTACTGTCCCAAGAGCTACACACGCAAAACTCACCTGAACAgacacctgctgacacacaggaCTGCTGACAGCGAGGCGGTGGTGGCGGAGTCCGCCACCGACGCCACAGACTGA